In the Carassius auratus strain Wakin chromosome 50, ASM336829v1, whole genome shotgun sequence genome, one interval contains:
- the afg3l1 gene encoding AFG3-like protein 1 produces the protein MAGLLSAAAAASVRSGSRALLRFNTAAARLTAARPRVLALNHLKPGLSVGNRYTSPLLCYSTDAPKDGKASGAEHRPGGGGGGRKGGRKDWKSRLLQGDVPWDDKDFRYILITMGGVASVLLYLYLRDPGREITWKDFVHRYLDRGLVERLEVVNKQFVRVILVPGANSSEGVSFVWFNIGSVDTFERNLEAAQYELGLEPSHRAAVVYTSESDGSFLMSFIPTLLLIGFLLFTLRRGPMGGGMGGGRGGPFSMSESTAKMMKDDIDIKFKDVAGCEEAKVEIMEFVNFLKNPQQYLDLGAKIPKGAMLSGPPGTGKTLIAKATAGEANVPFISVNGSEFLEMFVGVGPARVRDMFAMARKNAPCILFIDEIDAVGRKRGGGNFGGQSEQENTLNQLLVEMDGFNTSTNVVVLAGTNRPDVLDPALMRPGRFDRQIYLGPPDIKGRASIFKVHLRPLKLNPSLDRDAIARKMAAATPGFTGADIANVCNEAALIAARHLNEFINVKHFEQAIDRVIGGLEKKTQVLQPTEKKTVAYHEAGHAVVGWFLQHADPLLKVSIIPRGKGLGYAQYLPKEQYLYTREQLFDRMCMMLGGRVAERVFFDRITTGAHDDLKKVTQSAYAQIVQFGMSEKVGQVSFDLPRKGEMVLEKPYSEATAELIDEEVRDLINRAFQRTLELITEKREQVDMVGKRLLEKEVIDKADMIELLGPRPFEEKSTYEEFVEGTGSFEEDTSLPEGLKDWNKERGETQEEPPASQDKQAA, from the exons ATGGCAGGACTGTTGTCCGCCGCTGCTGCTGCTTCCGTGCGCTCCGGATCCAGAGCTTTACTGCGCTTCAACACCGCTGCTGCGAGACTAACCGCCGCTCGGCCACgg GTTTTAGCCCTGAACCACCTTAAACCAGGATTATCCGTAGGGAATCGTTACACATCCCCGCTCTTGTGTTATTCTACCGATGCACCCAAAG ATGGTAAAGCAAGCGGAGCAGAGCATCGGccgggaggaggaggaggagggaggaaAGGAGGGAGGAAGGACTGGAAGAGTCGATTATTACAG GGAGACGTACCGTGGGACGATAAGGATTTCCGCTATATTTTGATCACAATGGGAGGCGTTGCGTCCGTCCTGCTGTACCTGTACCTCCGAGATCCGGGCCGAGAGATTACCTGGAAGGATTTCGTCCATCGGTACCTGGACAGAGGACTG GTTGAGCGTTTGGAGGTGGTGAACAAACAGTTTGTCAGGGTCATCCTGGTCCCCGGGGCCAACAGCTCTGAAGGAGTGAGCTTCGTGTGGTTTAACATCGGCAGTGTGGACACGTTTGAGAGGAATCTGGAGGCTGCTCAATATGAGCTGGGTCTGGAGCCGTCCCATAGAGCAGCGGTGGTCTACACCTCCGAGAGCGACGG GTCTTTTCTGATGAGTTTCATTCCCACCTTGCTTTTGATTGGCTTCTTGCTTTTCACTCTGCGACGTGGGCCAATGGGAGGAGGGATGGGCGGAGGAAGGGGCGGGCCCTTCAGCATGAGCGAATCAACCGCCAAGATGATGAAGGATGATATAGACATCAAGTTTAAAGATGTGGCCGGATGCGAAGAAGCCAAGGTGGAGATCATGGAGTTTGTCAATTTCCTAAAGAACCCACAACAGTACCTGGATTTGGGTGCTAAGATCCCAAAG GGTGCTATGCTGTCTGGTCCTCCGGGGACGGGTAAAACGCTAATCGCTAAAGCTACAGCCGGAGAGGCAAACGTTCCCTTCATCTCAGTCAACGGCTCCGAGTTTCTGGAGATGTTTGTTGGAGTTGGTCCAGCCAGA GTGAGAGACATGTTTGCTATGGCGAGGAAGAACGCCCCATGCATCCTCTTCATTGATGAGATTGACGCTGTGGGGAGGAAACGGGGCGGAGGGAATTTCGGTGGCCAGAGTGAACAGGAAAACACACTCAATCAGCTGTTGGTGGAAATGGACG GTTTCAATACAAGTACAAATGTTGTAGTTCTGGCTGGTACGAACAGGCCGGATGTCCTTGACCCTGCATTGATGCGACCAGGGAGGTTTGACAGACAGATTTACTTGG GACCTCCTGATATTAAGGGACGAGCATCCATATTCAAAGTGCACCTGCGGCCACTCAAACTGAACCCGAGTTTGGACCGTGATGCCATTGCGAGGAAGATGGCAGCTGCTACGCCTGGGTTCACTG GTGCTGATATTGCAAATGTCTGTAATGAAGCAGCTCTCATTGCTGCTAGACATCTGAATGAATTCATCAATGTTAAGCACTTTGAGCAGGCCATCGACAGAGTCATCGGAG GTCTGGAGAAGAAGACTCAGGTTTTACAACCCACTGAGAAAAAGACTGTAGCCTATCATGAAGCAGGGCATGCTGTAGTGGGCTGGTTTCTCCAACATGCTGACCCATTGCTCAAG GTTTCTATAATTCCAAGAGGGAAAGGCCTGGGCTATGCACAGTACCTTCCGAAAGAGCAGTATTTATATACACGGGAGCAGCTATTCGACAGGATGTGTATGATGCTTGGTGGGCGTGTtgcagagcgggtgttttttgaCAGGATCACGACTGGGGCTCATGATGACCTTAAGAAGGTCACACAGTCAGCATATGCTCAG ATTGTGCAGTTTGGCATGAGCGAGAAAGTGGGGCAGGTGTCATTTGACCTACCCCGGAAGGGTGAGATGGTTCTGGAGAAGCCCTACAGTGAGGCTACGGCAGAACTCATTGATGAGGAGGTCAGAGATCTGATCAATCGGgcctttcagagaacactggaactCATCACTGAGAAACGAGAGCAGGTGGATATG GTCGGCAAGCGTTTGCTGGAAAAAGAAGTAATAGACAAAGCTGATATGATAGAGTTGCTGGGGCCCAGGCCATTTGAGGAGAAGTCCACATATGAGGAGTTTGTGGAGGGCACTGGAAGCTTTGAGGAAGATACAAGTCTTCCAGAAGGGTTGAAGGACTGGAACAAAGAGAGAGGAGAAACCCAGGAAGAACCTCCAGCTTCACAGGACAAACAGGCTGCTTGA
- the dbndd1 gene encoding dysbindin domain-containing protein 1 isoform X1, with translation MEAQADSGAAEPLRDREFQKLLKSSSSASLTTEASHNASGEYVGTPAHHGSQVLITEKRQPLSSVSSLEVHFDLLDLTELTDMSDQELGEVFADSDEENQTESPAIHPSDRQQPPLPRFPHGGYVRSPSWTRGGKAEQQSRDRKHHSDSENTEPMLKIERSQSQQP, from the exons ATGGAGGCTCAGGCAGACTCTGGTGCTGCAG AGCCACTTAGAGACAGAGAGTTCCAGAAGCTTCTGAAGTCCTCCAGCTCCGCCAGTCTCACCACTGAGGCATCCCACAATGCCTCAGGAGAGTACGTTGGCACCCCAGCACATCACGGCAGCCAGGTGCTGATCACCGAGAAACGAC AGCCTCTCAGCAGTGTGTCCTCTCTGGAGGTACACTTCGACCTCCTGGACCTGACGGAGCTCACAGACATGTCTGACCAGGAGCTGGGCGAGGTGTTTGCTGATTCAGATGAGGAGAATCAAACAGAATCCCCAGCAA TTCACCCCTCAGATCGGCAGCAGCCACCATTACCTAGATTTCCGCACGGCGGTTACGTCCGCTCACCATCCTGGACCCGCGGTGGAAAAGCGGAACAGCAGTCGAGAGATCGAAAGCACCACAGTGACTCCGAAAACACAGAGCCAATGCTGAAGATAGAGCGCTCCCAATCCCAGCAGCCTTGA
- the dbndd1 gene encoding dysbindin domain-containing protein 1 isoform X2 — translation MEAQADSGAAEPLRDREFQKLLKSSSSASLTTEASHNASGEYVGTPAHHGSQVLITEKRQPLSSVSSLEVHFDLLDLTELTDMSDQELGEVFADSDEENQTESPANRQQPPLPRFPHGGYVRSPSWTRGGKAEQQSRDRKHHSDSENTEPMLKIERSQSQQP, via the exons ATGGAGGCTCAGGCAGACTCTGGTGCTGCAG AGCCACTTAGAGACAGAGAGTTCCAGAAGCTTCTGAAGTCCTCCAGCTCCGCCAGTCTCACCACTGAGGCATCCCACAATGCCTCAGGAGAGTACGTTGGCACCCCAGCACATCACGGCAGCCAGGTGCTGATCACCGAGAAACGAC AGCCTCTCAGCAGTGTGTCCTCTCTGGAGGTACACTTCGACCTCCTGGACCTGACGGAGCTCACAGACATGTCTGACCAGGAGCTGGGCGAGGTGTTTGCTGATTCAGATGAGGAGAATCAAACAGAATCCCCAGCAA ATCGGCAGCAGCCACCATTACCTAGATTTCCGCACGGCGGTTACGTCCGCTCACCATCCTGGACCCGCGGTGGAAAAGCGGAACAGCAGTCGAGAGATCGAAAGCACCACAGTGACTCCGAAAACACAGAGCCAATGCTGAAGATAGAGCGCTCCCAATCCCAGCAGCCTTGA